Proteins from one Thioflavicoccus mobilis 8321 genomic window:
- the ppsR gene encoding transcriptional regulator PpsR has translation MTYFNVPEEALGQVDAGMADCVIGAVSDVALVIDSHGVIVDQAFGSEDLARELEGDWRGRKWSETVMASSRAAVGELLRDVKTQCGTTTKWRQVFHATRQGEAIPVRYAVVPLRGSDRVLAVGRDQQAVAVLQEQLVEAQQALERDYWRLRQMETRYRLLFQTASEAVLIVDAGTQKVVESNPAAVQLLGQRGRAVLGQIFPFGFDEIGTQAVQGLLAAVRSAGRAEEVRATLGGAGGEFLVSAALLRQENVTLYLVRLVSVGAGTVAPLPDATMKLLKVMELAPDGVVVTGTDGRVVSANAAFLDLVQLASEEQVRGQPLDRWLGRPGVDMNVLLANLRQHGTVRLFATVLRGEYGSGTDVEVSAVAVRSGDRPGFGFVIRNVRRRIVAEAPSGSRELPRSVEQLTELVGRVPLKELVRESTDLIERLCIEAALDLTGDNRASAAELLGLSRQSLYVKLRRYGISDLTSEDEG, from the coding sequence GTGACTTACTTTAACGTGCCGGAGGAGGCGCTTGGCCAGGTCGATGCTGGGATGGCGGACTGCGTGATCGGGGCCGTTTCGGATGTGGCCTTGGTGATCGATTCGCACGGTGTGATCGTCGACCAAGCCTTCGGTAGCGAGGACTTGGCGCGGGAGCTGGAAGGGGATTGGCGCGGCAGGAAATGGTCTGAGACGGTGATGGCAAGCAGTCGGGCGGCGGTTGGTGAGCTGCTGCGCGACGTCAAGACGCAGTGCGGTACGACCACCAAATGGCGCCAGGTCTTTCATGCTACTCGCCAGGGCGAAGCAATCCCAGTGCGTTACGCGGTGGTGCCGCTCAGGGGTTCCGATCGCGTGTTGGCGGTCGGGCGCGACCAGCAGGCCGTTGCCGTCCTGCAAGAGCAACTGGTCGAGGCTCAGCAGGCGTTGGAGCGGGATTATTGGCGGTTGCGCCAGATGGAGACGCGCTATCGGCTGCTGTTTCAAACGGCGAGCGAGGCGGTTTTGATCGTCGATGCCGGCACGCAGAAGGTGGTCGAATCCAATCCAGCGGCGGTGCAATTGTTGGGACAGCGGGGTCGGGCCGTGCTTGGGCAGATCTTCCCGTTCGGGTTCGACGAGATAGGCACCCAAGCGGTCCAGGGGCTCTTGGCGGCGGTTCGCTCGGCGGGTCGTGCCGAGGAGGTGCGAGCGACTTTAGGGGGGGCTGGGGGCGAATTTCTCGTGTCGGCGGCGCTGTTGCGTCAGGAGAATGTCACCCTCTATCTCGTGCGCTTGGTCTCAGTGGGTGCAGGTACGGTCGCACCGCTGCCGGATGCGACGATGAAGTTGCTCAAGGTGATGGAGCTCGCGCCCGATGGGGTGGTGGTGACCGGCACCGATGGAAGGGTCGTTAGCGCCAACGCGGCCTTCCTCGATCTTGTGCAACTGGCGAGTGAGGAGCAGGTGCGGGGCCAGCCGCTCGATCGCTGGCTCGGACGGCCTGGGGTCGACATGAATGTGCTGCTCGCGAATCTCCGCCAGCATGGTACCGTGCGGTTGTTTGCGACGGTCTTGCGCGGAGAATATGGTTCGGGCACGGACGTCGAGGTATCGGCGGTAGCGGTGCGCAGCGGTGATCGGCCAGGGTTCGGCTTCGTGATTCGCAACGTGCGGCGCCGCATCGTGGCGGAGGCGCCGTCGGGGAGTCGAGAGCTGCCGCGCTCCGTCGAACAGTTGACCGAGCTGGTGGGTCGTGTACCGTTGAAAGAGCTCGTGCGCGAGTCGACCGATTTGATCGAGCGGCTCTGTATTGAGGCGGCTCTTGATCTCACCGGCGATAATCGGGCGTCAGCCGCCGAATTGCTCGGGCTGAGTCGGCAGAGCCTCTACGTGAAGCTGCGGCGCTATGGCATTAGCGACTTGACATCCGAGGACGAAGGATAG